In the genome of Luteitalea pratensis, the window GGATCGTCCCGTAGCGGGTGTACTGGGTGATCTTGCGGCGTCCGAGCTCGCCTTCCTTCGAGATCCGCTCGAGGGTCGGCCACACCACCGTCAACAGCTGCAGGATGATCGACGCGCTGATGTAGGGCATCACCCCGAGGGCGAAGATCGTCACCCGCGACAGGTTGCCGCCGGAGAACAGGTCGTAGAGGCCGAACATCGTGTTGCGGGCCTGCTCGGCCAGCAATGCCAACGCCGCGGTGTTCACCCCGGGTGTCGGGATGTGATGGCCGATACGGAACACGCCGAGCAGCCCCAGCGTGAACAGTACCCGGATGCGGAGCTCCGGGACGGCGAAGATGTTCCTCAAACTATCCATAGATTCGACTCACTCGCAGTCGGGATCCGGGAACCGGGCACCGGGCACCGCGTGGACGGCCGTTGCCGGCCGTCTGCAACCTCGGCAGCCTCGCGGCCGCCGATTCATTTCTGCGTTCGGCGTTCTGCCCGCCTCCGCCCTCGGGCTTCGGCGTGGCAGGCGTTCGAGAGCTACAGGCTCTCGGCGGTGCCGCCGGCGGCCTGGATCTTCTGGGCCGCGGCGCCGCTGAACTTGTGAGCCTTGACGTTGAGCGCCTTGGTCAGGTCGCCGCGCCCGAGCACCTTGATCTTCTGGTTGCCCTGGGCGAGACCCTGGCCATGGAGCACTTCCGGGTTGACGTCGGTGCCGGCGTCGAACAGCGCCTCGAGCTGGTCGAGGTTGATCACCGCGTAGTCGCTCCGGAAGATGTTCGTGAAGCCACGCTTGGGCAGGCGACGGTGCAACGGCATCTGGCCGCCCTCGAAGCCGCGCTTGCGCTTGAAGCCCGAACGCGACTTGGCGCCCTTGTGGCCACGACCGGCCGTCTTGCCATTGCCCGATCCCTGGCCGCGGCCCACGCGCTTGGTGGCGTGCGTCGCGCCTTTGGCAGGCTTGAGATCGCTCAGATCCATGATGATGTCTTTCCTGTCGGCCGTCGGCATTCGGCCATCGGCCATCGAGCTTCGGCGTTCGGCGTTCGGCGTTCGGCGTTTCGATCGTACTTATTCGACCGTCACCATGTGCCGGACCTTCTGGATCATGCCGCGCATGGCGGGATGATCGAGGACCTCCACGGTGTGCCCAATCTTGCGCAGCCCGAGACCCTTGACGATCTCGCCCTGCTTCTTGTCGTACCCGATCACGCTGCGCACCAGGGTCACCTTGAGGGTCTTGCCCTTGGGGGCCGCTGGCGTGGCGGGCTTCTGTCGACGGGGGGTGGTTTCCGACATCACGTCCTCAGGCGTTCAGCAGTTCTTCGACCGACTTGCCACGCAGACGGGCGATGGCCGACGGGTCCTTGAGGCCCTTGAGCCCCGCGATCGTCGCCCGCACCACGTTGTGCGGGTTGGCCGAGCCGAGCGACTTGGTCAGCACGTTCTGGATGCCGGCCGCCTCGACCACGGCGCGCACCGCACCGCCGGCGATGATCCCGGTGCCATCGGGCGCCGGCTTGAGCAGCACGCGGCCCGCGCCAAAGCGCCCGGTCACCTCGTGCGGCACCGACGTGCCCTTGAGCGGCACCTTGATCAGCGACTTCTTCGCTGCCTCGATACCCTTCTTGATGGCCGAGGGCACTTCCTTGGCCTTGCCGACGCCGAAGCCGACGTGGCCGGCGTTGTCGCCGACGATGACCAGGGCGCTGAAGGACAGGTTCTTGCCGCCCTTGACCACCTTGGTGACGCGGTTGATGGACACGACGGTGTCCTTCAGTTCGAGCTGGCTCGCGTCGATGCGATCGCGGAATTCAAACATGTCAGTTCCTCAGAACTCGAGGCCGGCTTCGCGCGCGGCGTCGGCGACGGCGCGCACGCGCCCGTGGTACAGGAACCCGCCGCGGTCGAACACGACACGGGTGATGCCCTTGTCCTTCAGGCGCTCTGCGAGGATCCGGCCCACTGCGGCCGCCCCCTTGACGTTGCTGCCCCGCCCGCCGTCTCCGAGCTGGCCCTTGATGGCCGGCTCGGTCGTGCTCGCCGACGCCACGGTCGTGCCGGTGGCGTCGTCGATGGCCTGGACGTAAATGTGTGCCACGCTGCGGAACACGGCGAGCCGCGGCCGGGAGGCGTCACCGGCCAGCTTCTTCCGCAACCGCAGGCGGATGCGCTCGCGACGGTCCTTCTTCGTTTCAATCTTCACGGCAGCTTCTCCGCTTCAGCGCGTTACTTCGCGCCGGCCTTGCCGGCCTTCTTCTTGAGCACTTCGCCGGTGTACCGGACGCCCTTCTGCTTGTACGGGTCCGGCTTGCGCAGCGATCGCATGTTGGCCGCCACCTGGCCCACCAACTGCTTGTCGATGCCGGTCACCGTCACATGCGTCTGCTTCTCGATGGCCACGTCGATGCCCTGCGGCAACGGGAAAACCACCGGGTGCGAGTAGCCGAGCGCGAAGTGCACGTCGCGGCCCTTCACCTCGGCGCGGTAGCCGACGCCGACGATGTCCAACTCGCGCTTGAACCCCTCGGACACGCCCTGGACGGCATTGGCCACCAGTGTCCGGCCGAGGCCGTGGAACTTGCGCTGCTCGCGCGCCTCGCCGACGCTCGTGACGATCTGGCCGTCCTCGAGCGCCATCGTGACGCCCGGGGGCAGCAACTGCGACAGCTGGCCCTTGGGCCCCTTCACCTCGACCAGGCCGTCCCTGAGGTTGATCTGCACACCCTTGGGGACGGGGATCGGCTTCTTGCCAATTCGAGACATGTTCCTCAGTCCTTACCAGACGTTGCAGAGCACTTCGCCGCCGACGCCGGCCTGGCTGGCCTGGCGTCCCGTCATCACGCCCTGCGACGTGGTCAGGATCGCGGTGCCGAGCCCGCCGAGCACTGTGGGCACCGACTCGCGCCCGAAGTAGACGCGGCGGCCGGGGCGGCTCACCCGCTCGAGTCCGGAGATCACGCGTTCACCGCGCGGACCGTACTTGAGGGCGATCCGCACCACCTTCTGCGGGGACTCCGGCGTCGTCGGGTTGTCAATCAGCTTGAAGCTGCCGATGTACCCCTCGGATTCCAGAATGCGGGCGATTTCGAGCTTCATCTTCGACGCGGGCACGTCCACGCGCGTGTGGCGCGACTGGACGGCATTGCGAATCCGCGTGAGCATGTCGGCAATCGGGTCAGTCATACTTGTCCTCGTGGGCCGGGCGCCGCGCGGGCCTCTTGGCTCCGGCGCGCGCTCCACGGCAGCGCGGTTCCCGCGGCCTCTCGACCGTCGGGCCTGCGCTCCCGGCCCTGCTGTGGCTTACCAGCTGCTCTTGGTCACACCCGCGACCTCGCCCTTGAGGGCGAGCTCACGGAAACAGAGACGGCACAGGGCGAACTTCCGCAGGTAGGCCCGCGGCCGGCCGCATCGCCCGCACCGGTTACGGGCGCGGACCTGGAATTTCTGTGGCTTGTGTTCCTTGGCAATCTTTGCAGTTGTGGCCATGTCAGCTCTGCCTGAACGGGAAACCGAGGAGCTGCAGCAGGCGGCGCGACTCCTCGTCGGTCTTGGCCGTGGTGACCACGGTGATGTTCATGCCGCGCGGCTTGTCCACGCGCATGTAGTCGATTTCCGGGAAGAGCAACTGGTCCTTCAGCCCGAGCGTGTAATTGCCACGCCCGTCGAAGCCCTTCGTCGGGATGCCCCGGAAGTCGCGCACGCGCGGCAGCGACATCGAGATCAGTCGATCGAGGAAGTCGAACATCCGCTCGCCACGCAGCGTGACCATCGTGCCGATGGGCATGCCCTGGCGGACACGGAACTGGGCAATCGACTTCTTGGCGCGCGTGACCACGGGCTTCTGGCCCGCGATGCGCATCAGTTCGTCGGCCGCGACGTCCACGATCTTCGCGTTCTGGGTGGCCTCGCCGAGCCCGAGGTTGATCACCACCTTGGTGATCTTCGGGGTCGCCATCACGTTGGCGTACCCGAACTCCTTCTGCAGCGCCGGCGCCACCTCCCCGGTGTAGCGCTCCTTCAGCCGGCTCATTTGTCGATCACTCCGCCGTCCTTGCGCCGGCTGACACGGACCTTGCGGCCGTCGCTCTCGGTGCGCATCCCCACGCGGGTGCGCTTGCCCGAGACCGGGTCCACCAGCATCACGTTGGAGGCATGGATGGCCGCCTCCTGCTCCACGATGCCGCCCTGCACCTGCTTCTGGGGGTTCGGCTTCGTGTGCCGCTTGACGAGGTTCACGCCCTCGATCACCACCCGGTTGCGCTCGGCATCCACCAGGGTCACCCGCCCGCGCTTGCCGCGATCACGGCCGGCGATGACGATGACCTCGTCGTTCTTGCGAATCCGCTTCAAGCCAGCCATCGCCTACAGCACCTCTGGGGCGAGCGAGATGATCTTCATGAACTTCCGCTCGCGCAGTTCGCGCGCCACCGGGCCGAAGACACGGGTCCCGATCGGCTCGCCATCGTCTTTCACCAGCACCGCGGCGTTGCGGTCGAAGCGGATGTAGCTGCCATCCTTACGGCGCTGTTCCTTGCGCGTCCGCACGATGACCGCCTTGACCACCTGCCCCTTCTTCACGTTGCCGTCCGGCGCCGCTTCCTTCACCGACGCGGTGACGATGTCACCGAGCCGCGCGTAGCGCCCGGTCGACCCGCCAATCGGGTTGATGACCGAGATCTTGCGCGCGCCGGAGTTGTCGGCCACGTCCAGGATCGATCGCATCTGAATCATCGCGTGTCTCCTAGATGACCTTCGCCCGCTCGACGATGCGCGACACCGCGAACCGCTTGCGGCGGCTCAGCGGACGGCTCTCGACGATCGCGACCGTGTCGCCGACCTTCGCGGTGTTGGCCTCGTCGTGCGCCATGAACCGCGATGTCTTGCGCTGGCCCTTGCCGTACACGTCGTGGCGCACCTGGCGCGTCACGGCGACGACAACTCCCTTGTCCATCTTGTCGCTGACGACGCGACCGACGATTTCTGCCTTGGCTGCCATAGCTCGCTTCCTGCTCTCTCCGCGGCGCGCCCTAGCGGGCGTCGGCCTTCTGCCGCAGCACGGTCTTGACCCGCGCCAGATCCCGGCGCAGGTCCCGGATCTGCAGCGGCCTGTCCAGCTGTCCCATCGCCTTGCGGATCCGCAGCGTGAACAGTTCCTTGTCGATCTCCGTCGCGCGCTGCTCCAGCTGCTCGACGCCGAGGTCCTTGAATTCCGCTACCTTGGCCATCACGCCCGCTCCTGCTGCGCTGCGAACCGCACCGCGAACTTCGTGTGGATCGGCAGCTTGGCCGCCGCCAGTTCCATCGCACGCTTGGCCGTCACCTCGTCCACCCCCTCCATCTCGAAGAGGATGCGACCGGGCTTGATCACGCACACCCAGGCCTCCGGGGCGCCCTTGCCCTTACCCATACGGGTTTCCTGCGGCTTCTTGGTGATCGGCTTGTCCGGGAACACCCGGATCCAGATCTTGCCGCCGCGCTTGATGAAGCGGGTCATCGCGATACGCGCCGCTTCGATCTGGCGCGCCGTCAGCCAGCAGGGCTCGAGCGCCTTCAGCCCGTAGTCACCGAAGGCGACATCGGACCCGCGCCAGGCCTTGCCTGTCATGCGTCCCCGCTGCTGCTTGCGGTACTTGACCTTCTTGGGCATCAACATGGCGAATCGTTCCTATCCCCGACCACCCGCGGCACGCCGCGGCGACCGGTACTGCTCCTCCTCGCGACCCAGCTTGGGCACGAGGCGCTCTCCCTGGAAGAGCCACACCTTCACACCGATGGCGCCGTAGGTGGTGCGCGCCTCGGAGAAGCCGTAGTCGATGTCGGCCCGCAGCGTCTGCAGCGGCAGCTGGCCGTGCAGGTACCACTCGGACCGCGCGATCTCGGCGCCGTTCAGGCGACCCGACACGCGCACCTTGATGCCGCGCGCGCCGAACCGCAGGGCCGACTCCACTGCCTTGCGCATGGCGCGACGGAAGGCGATGCGCTTCTCGAGCTGCATGGCCACCGATTCCGCGATCAGCTGGGCGTCCAGTTCCGGCTTCTGGATCTCCTGGATGTTGATGAACACCTCGCGGTTGGTGCGCTTCTGCACCTGCGCCTTGAGCTTGTCCACCTCCGCACCCTTGCGGCCGATGATGATGCCCGGCCGGCTGGTGTGGATGTCGATCTTCAGCTTGTTGGCTGCCCGCTCGATCTCCACCTTGGACACACCGGCGTGCGCGAACCGCTTCTTCAGGTCGTCACGCAGCTTGAGGTCCTCGTGGAGCAGCTTCGCGTAGTCCTTGTCGGCGAACCATCGCGAGCGCCAGGTCTTGTTGAACCCGAGCCGGAACCCGTAGGGATGAACCTTCTGGCCCATGCGTCTCTCGTCCTATTCCTGAGTACTGGCAACGCCCGCGGTCTTGCGCGTGCGCGGCTTGGTGGGGGCCTGCGGGGCCCGACGACGCACCGGCCGCTCGGCCACCTGCACCGTGAGGTGCGCCGTGCGCTTCACGACGCGAAAGGCGCGGCCCATCGGAGCCGGGCGGACGCGCTTGAACGACGTGCCCTGGTCGGCATACGCCGCCGACACGTACAGCCGCTCGACGTCGCCGCCGAAACCCTCGGCCTGCTGCGCGTTGGCGATCGCCGACTTGAGCAGCCTGTGAATGTTCTTGGCCACACCCTTGGTCGAGAACTTGAGCGTCGCCAGCGCGCCGGTCACGTCCTTGCCACGAATGAGGTCCAGCACGAGCCCGGCCTTCTGCGCCGACGTGCGGACACTGCGGGAGGTCGCTGTCGCTTGCACCATCGTCGTCTCCCTACTTCCCGGCCTTCTCGGCCTTCAGGGGATGCCCCTTGAAGGACCGCGTCGCGGCGAACTCGCCCAGCTTGTGGCCGACCATGTTCTCGGTCACGTACACCGGCACGAACTTCTTGCCGTTGTGCACCGCGAGCGTGTGCCCGATCATCTCGGGAATCACCGTCGACCGTCGTGACCAGGTCTTGATGACCTTCTTCTCGTTGGCGGCATTCATCGCCTCGATCTTCTCGAGGAGTGGCGTGTCGATGAACGGGCCCTTCTTCAGCGATCTGCTCATGGTTCCGGCCTACTTCTGCCTGCGCGTGACGATGAACGCGTCGGTCGACTTGCGGTTGCGCGTCTTGTAGCCCTTGGTGGGCACCCCCCACGGGGTCACGGGGTGACGGCCGCCCGAGGTCTTGCCCTCGCCGCCGCCGAGCGGGTGATCCACCGGGTTCATGGCCACGCCGCGGACGTGCGGACGCTTGCCCAGCCAGCGGCTGCGGCCGGCCTTGCCGATCGACACGTTCTCGTGATCGACATTGCCCACCTGGCCCACCGTGGCGTAGCACTCCATGTTCACCAGGCGCACCTCGCTCGAGGGCATCCGCAACGTGGCGTACTCGCCTTCCTTGGCCACCACCTGCACCGCGGCCCCGGCGCTGCGCGCCATCTGGCCGCCCTTGCCGGGGCGGAGTTCCACGTTGTGCACGACCGTGCCCAGCGGGATGTTCTTGAGCGGCAGGGCGTTGCCCGGCAGGATGTCGGCCGTCGCGCCCGCCACGATCGAGTCGCCCACCTTCAGCCCGAGCGGGTGCAGGATGTAGCGCTTCTCGCCATCGGCGTACGTCACCAGCGCGATCCGCGCCGAACGGTTCGGGTCGTACTCGACCGTCGACACCTTCGCCGGGATGTCCCGCTTGTCACGGCGGAAGTCGATGATGCGATAGGTCCGCTTGTGTCCACCGCCGCGCCACCAGATGGTCAACTCACCCTGGTTGTTGCGGCCGCCCGACTTCTTCAGCGGCTCGGTGAGCGGCTTGTAGGGTTCGGTGGACGTGATTTCGTCGAAGGTCTGCACCGTCTGGAAACGGCGCCCCGCCGACGTCGGCTTGTACGTTCGTACTGGCATGATCGTCCTCGCTTACGCGATCTCCAGGATCTCGGGGACCTTCTGGTCGGCCTGCAGGCGAACGTAGGCCTTCTTCCAGTCGCTGCGGCGGCCGACGAAGCGGCCCTGGCGCTTCAGCTTGCCGCGCTGGCTCGCCGTGCGGACGGCCGCCACCTTGGCGCCGAACAACTGCTCGACGGCCTGCTTGATCTCCACCTTGGTGGCGTCCACGTGCACCTCGAAGGCGAGCACGTTCTGCAGCTCGCGCTGCAGGGTGCTCTTCTCGGTGACGAGCGGCCGGCGGATGACGTCGGTGAGTTTCATGATTCTTCGTCCCTGGTCTGCGGCTCGCGCCTCAGCCCAGCGTCTCCTGCAAGCGCGTCAGCGCCGCCTGGCTGGCAATGACCCTGGCGCAGTCCATCACGTCACGCGCCGTCACCCGGTTGGCCGGCACGAGCTTCACGCCCGGGAGGTTGCGCGTCGACAGCACCAGCGCATCGGCCGGCGCGACGTCGATCACGAGCGTCTTGCGCGTGTGGCCAAGGTCCTTGAGCAATTGCGCGGCCGCGCGCGTCTTCGCCTCGGTCACCGCCAGCGCGTCCACCACGACCACCTGGCCGTCGCGAATCTTCGCGGCCAGCGCATCACGCAGCGCGCCGAGCGCCATCTTCTTCGGGAAGGCGTAGCCGTAGTCGCGCGGCTGCGGGCCGAGCGTCGTCCCGCCCTTGCGCCAGATCGGGTTGCGCACGTCGCTGACACGCGCCCGGCCGGTACCCTTCTGCTTCCACAGCTTGCGGCCCGAACCGGCCACCTCGCCGCGCGTCTTGGTCGCGTGCGTGCCCCGACGGGCCTCGGCCTGCTCGTGGCGGACCGCTTCCCAGATCAGGTCGGTGCGCACGCGATTGCCGAACACCTCGTCGCGGAGGTCGAGCGCGCCCACCTTCTGGTTGCTGGTGTTGACGACGTCGAGCTGCATTACTTCTTCCCCTTCTTCGTCTCGACCTGCGCCACGCGCACCGGCTTGGCCTTGCGCGCCTTGCGGATCAGGACGATGCCGTTGCGCGGCCCGGGCACGGCGCCCTTGATCAGGAGCAGGTGGTTGTCGCCATCCACGCGCACGATCTTGAGGTTGTGCACCGTGACACGGTCGTAGCCCATGTGGCCCGCGGCCCGCATGCCCTTGACCACGCGCGAGGGGTAGGACGACGCGCCAATCGAGCCAGGCGCCCGGTGGAACATGGAGCCGTGCGAGGCCGCGCCGCCCGCGAACCCGTGGCGCTTCATCACGCCCTGGAAGCCCATGCCGCGGGAAGTGCCGATGACATCCACTACTTCGCCGTCGGTGAACACCGCGGAAGCAAGCACTTCGCTGCCGGCAGTCACGCCGTCACCCGAGATGCCGACCTCGCGACGCACGCGCGTCGGGGGGACGTTGGCCTTCGCGTAGTGGCCCTGCAGGCCGCGGCTCACCCTGGCCGGCTTGTCCTCGACCAGGCCGATCTGCGCCGATTCGTAGCCGTCGGTCTGCGCGGTCTTGGTCTGCACCACCACGCAGGGGCCGGCCTTGATCACGGTGACCGGCGTCACGACGCCATCCGCGCCGAACACCTGCGTCATCCCGATCTTCTTGCCGATGATTCCCGTCACCATCGTTGTGTCTCTCGCCTTCGGGGTCCGTCTACCGATGCCAAGCGCGGCAGCGATGCGCCAACCCATCTCTGGCCGGTCTCGGAGAGCCGGCCCTACCGAAAGTCCGTCGGATGAAATCCGACGGCTACTTGCCGTGTTCCTTGCCGAACGCCTTGATCTCGACGTCGACGCCCGCGGGCAGATCGAGCTTCATCAGCGCGTCCACCGTCTGCGGCGTCGGCTCGAAGATGTCGACGAGCCGCTTGTGCGTCCGGATCTCGAACTGCTCGCGCGACTTCTTGTCCACGTGCGGCGAGCGCAGCACCGTCCACTTGTTCTTCTCGGTGGGCAGCGGCACCGGCCCCGCCAGGCGGGCTCCCGTGCGACGCGCCGTGTCCACGATTTCCGTGGTGGACTGATCGAGTACGCGGGCGTCGTAGGCCTTCAAGCGGATACGGATCTTTTCGCCAAATCCAGACATAGTCGTTTTCCTATCGCGTTGGTAGGGACGCCTGTCCCAGGCGTCCATCACTGCCATCGCCCCGCGACTGCTGCGCGGTGATGGCCGGCTCGGAGAGCCGGCCCTACCACCGAAGTCGTCGGCGCTGCCGACGACTTACTGCAGAATCTCGGTGATCGTACCGGCGCCCACCGTGCGGCCACCCTCGCGGATGGCAAACCGCAGGCCCTTCTCCAGCGCCACCGGCCCGATGAGCTCGATCTCCATCGTCACGTTGTCGCCCGGCATCACCATTTCCACGCCCTCGGGCAGGTGGGCCACCCCGGTCACATCCGTCGTCCGGATGTAGAACTGCGGCCGGTAGCCGTTGAAGAACGGCGTGTGCCGCCCGCCCTCTTCCTTGGTCAGGACGTAGACCTCGCCCTTGAACTTGGTGTGCGGCGTGATCGACCCCGGCTTGGCCAGCACCTGCCCGCGCTCGACCGCTTCCTTGTCGATGCCCCGCAGCAGCGCGCCGATGTTGTCGCCCGCCTGGCCCTCGTCGAGCAACTTCTTGAACATCTCGACGCCGGTCACCACCGTCTTGCGCGTCGGCCCGAAACCCACAATCTCGATTTCCTCGCCGACCTTCACCTTGCCCCGCTCGACCCGCCCCGTCACCACCGTCCCGCGCCCCGAGATCGAGAACACGTCCTCGACCGGCATCAGGAACGGCTTGTCGATCTCGCGCAGCGGCATCGGAATGTACGCGTCGACAGCCTCCATCAGGTTGTCGATCGTCTTTTCCCACTCCGGGTCGCCTTCGAGCGCCTTGAGCGCCGAGCCGCGCACAATCGGGATCTCGTCCCCGGGGAACCCGTAGCTCGAGAGCAGCTCGCGCACCTCCAGCTCGACCAGGTCCAGCAACTCGGCGTCGTCGACCGCGTCCACCTTGTTCAGGAACACCACCAGATACGGCACCCCCACCTGCCGCGCCAGCAGAATGTGCTCGCGCGTCTGCGGCATCGGCCCGTCGGTCGCCGCCACCACCAGAATGCCGCCGTCCATCTGCGCCGCACCCGTGATCATGTTCTTCACGTAGTCGGCGTGCCCCGGGCAATCCACGTGCGCGTAATGCCGGTTGGCCGTCTCGTACTCCACGTGCGCCGTCGCAATCGTGATCCCGCGCTCCCGCTCTTCCGGCGCGTTGTCGATCGAGTCGAACGACCGGAACGACACCTTCGGGTTGTGCTTGTGCAACACCTTGGTGATCGCCGCGGTCGTCGTCGTCTTGCCGTGGTCGATGTGACCGATCGTGCCGATGTTGACGTGCGGTTTCGAGCGGTCGAACTTCTCTTTACCCATTGCGCCTGATCTCCGGTTCTACGGGTCCGTGACGGAACTGTGACTACTGCTTGGTGCCCTGCATGCGGGCGATCACTTCGTCGGCGACATGGCCTGGCGCCTGCTCGTATCGATCGAAATGCATCGAATACGTGGCGCGGCCCTGGGTACGCGACCGCAGCTCGGTCGCGTAGCCGAACATCTCCGACAGCGGCACGCGCGAGCTGACGATCTGCGTACCACCGAGGTCTTCCTGCGACTGGATGTGCCCGCGGCGGCTGGCGATGTCGCCCATGATGTCGCCCATGAACTCCTTGGGCACCACCACCTCGACACGCATCACCGGCTCGAGGAGCACGGGACGAGCCTTCTTCGCGGCATCCTTGAACGCCATCGAACCGGCGATCTTGAACGCCATCTCGTTCGAGTCGACGTCGTGGTACGAGCCGTCGTAGAGCTCGATGCCGACGTCGTCCACCGGGAAGCCGGCCAGGACACCCGTCGTGAGAGCTTCCTTGATGCCTTCGTCGATCGGCTTGATGAATTCCTTCGGAATCGTGCCGCCGACGATCTTGTTCTCGAACAGGTAGCCTTCGCCGGGCTGCCGCGGAATCAGGCGGATCTTCGCGTGGCCGTACTGGCCGCGCCCACCCGTCTGCCGCACGTACCGGCCTTCGCCCTCGGCCTTCATGGTGAGGGTTTCCTTGTAGGCCACCTGCGGCCGGCCGACGTTGGCCTCGACGTTGAACTCGCGCTTGAGGCGGTCGACGATGATGTCGAGGTGCAACTCGCCCATGCCCGCGATGATGACCTGACCTGTCTGCTGGTCGGTCCGCACGCGGAAGGTCGGGTCTTCGGCCATCAGCTTCGCGAGACCGTG includes:
- the rplC gene encoding 50S ribosomal protein L3; this encodes MVTGIIGKKIGMTQVFGADGVVTPVTVIKAGPCVVVQTKTAQTDGYESAQIGLVEDKPARVSRGLQGHYAKANVPPTRVRREVGISGDGVTAGSEVLASAVFTDGEVVDVIGTSRGMGFQGVMKRHGFAGGAASHGSMFHRAPGSIGASSYPSRVVKGMRAAGHMGYDRVTVHNLKIVRVDGDNHLLLIKGAVPGPRNGIVLIRKARKAKPVRVAQVETKKGKK
- the rpsJ gene encoding 30S ribosomal protein S10; this encodes MSGFGEKIRIRLKAYDARVLDQSTTEIVDTARRTGARLAGPVPLPTEKNKWTVLRSPHVDKKSREQFEIRTHKRLVDIFEPTPQTVDALMKLDLPAGVDVEIKAFGKEHGK
- the tuf gene encoding elongation factor Tu, with protein sequence MGKEKFDRSKPHVNIGTIGHIDHGKTTTTAAITKVLHKHNPKVSFRSFDSIDNAPEERERGITIATAHVEYETANRHYAHVDCPGHADYVKNMITGAAQMDGGILVVAATDGPMPQTREHILLARQVGVPYLVVFLNKVDAVDDAELLDLVELEVRELLSSYGFPGDEIPIVRGSALKALEGDPEWEKTIDNLMEAVDAYIPMPLREIDKPFLMPVEDVFSISGRGTVVTGRVERGKVKVGEEIEIVGFGPTRKTVVTGVEMFKKLLDEGQAGDNIGALLRGIDKEAVERGQVLAKPGSITPHTKFKGEVYVLTKEEGGRHTPFFNGYRPQFYIRTTDVTGVAHLPEGVEMVMPGDNVTMEIELIGPVALEKGLRFAIREGGRTVGAGTITEILQ